The proteins below come from a single Kosakonia sp. SMBL-WEM22 genomic window:
- the yidD gene encoding membrane protein insertion efficiency factor YidD — MAPPLSPGSRVLIALIRVYQRLISPLLGPHCRFTPTCSHYGIEALRRFGVLKGSWLTVKRVLKCHPLHPGGDDPVPPGPSKTREH; from the coding sequence ATGGCGCCGCCATTGTCGCCAGGCTCAAGGGTCCTGATAGCCCTTATACGGGTCTACCAACGCCTGATTAGTCCGCTACTCGGGCCGCACTGCCGTTTCACCCCTACTTGTTCTCACTATGGAATTGAGGCATTGCGCAGGTTTGGGGTGTTAAAAGGCAGTTGGTTGACAGTGAAACGCGTATTAAAATGCCACCCTTTACATCCGGGTGGCGACGATCCCGTCCCGCCAGGACCTTCTAAAACCAGAGAACACTAA
- the yidC gene encoding membrane protein insertase YidC, with protein MDSQRNLFIIALLFVSFMIWQTWEKEQNPPPAQQQTTQTTTTAAGNAADQSVPASGQGKLITVKTDVLELTINTRGGDVEQALLPTYPKELGATEPFQLLETTPEFVYQAQSGLTGQNGPDNPANGPRPLYNVDKDAFVLAEGQNELAIPLTYTDAAGNTFTKTFTLKRGEYAVNVGYSVKNAGTTPLQVATFGQLKQTIKLPSHRDTGSSNFALHTFRGAAYSTPDTKYEKYKFDTIADDENLNISSKGGWVAMLQQYFATAWIPRNDGANNFYTANLGNGVAAIGYKSQPITIAAGQTGLLNSTLWVGPEIQDKMAAAAPHLDLTVDYGWLWFISQPLFKLLKWIHSFLGNWGFSIIAITFIVRGIMYPLTKAQYTSMAKMRMLQPKIQAMRERLGDDKQRMSQEMMAMYKAEKVNPLGGCFPLLIQMPIFLALYYMLMGSVELRHAPFALWIHDLSAQDPYYILPILMGVTMFFIQKMSPTTVTDPMQQKIMTFMPVIFTVFFLWFPSGLVLYYIVSNLVTILQQQLIYRGLEKRGLHSREKKSS; from the coding sequence ATGGATTCGCAACGCAATCTTTTTATCATCGCTTTGTTGTTCGTGTCTTTCATGATCTGGCAAACGTGGGAGAAGGAACAAAATCCTCCTCCGGCGCAGCAGCAGACCACGCAGACTACGACCACCGCAGCGGGTAACGCAGCCGACCAGAGCGTTCCGGCCAGTGGCCAGGGGAAACTGATTACGGTTAAAACCGACGTGCTTGAGCTGACCATCAACACCCGCGGTGGTGATGTTGAGCAGGCACTGCTTCCGACGTACCCGAAAGAGCTGGGTGCCACCGAACCGTTCCAGTTGCTGGAAACCACGCCTGAGTTTGTCTACCAGGCGCAAAGCGGTCTGACCGGCCAGAACGGCCCGGACAACCCGGCTAATGGTCCACGCCCGCTGTATAACGTCGATAAAGATGCGTTTGTACTGGCAGAAGGCCAGAACGAGCTGGCGATCCCGCTGACCTATACCGATGCGGCTGGCAACACCTTCACCAAAACCTTCACCCTGAAACGCGGTGAATATGCGGTGAACGTTGGCTATAGCGTTAAAAACGCCGGTACAACACCGCTGCAAGTCGCTACCTTTGGTCAGCTGAAGCAGACCATCAAACTCCCTTCTCACCGCGATACCGGCAGCAGCAACTTTGCGCTGCACACCTTCCGCGGCGCGGCGTACTCCACGCCGGATACCAAGTATGAGAAGTACAAGTTTGATACCATCGCCGATGACGAAAACCTGAATATCAGCTCAAAAGGCGGCTGGGTTGCGATGCTGCAACAATATTTCGCCACAGCGTGGATCCCACGTAATGACGGCGCGAATAACTTCTACACTGCGAATCTGGGCAACGGCGTTGCGGCAATCGGCTATAAATCGCAGCCGATTACCATCGCAGCGGGCCAGACTGGCTTACTGAACAGCACCCTGTGGGTCGGCCCGGAGATTCAGGACAAGATGGCCGCTGCGGCGCCGCACCTGGATCTGACCGTGGATTACGGCTGGTTGTGGTTCATCTCTCAGCCGCTGTTTAAGCTGCTGAAATGGATCCACAGCTTCCTCGGCAACTGGGGCTTCTCCATCATCGCGATCACCTTCATCGTGCGCGGCATCATGTACCCGCTGACCAAAGCGCAGTACACCTCGATGGCGAAAATGCGCATGCTGCAGCCGAAGATTCAGGCTATGCGTGAGCGTCTGGGCGATGATAAGCAGCGTATGAGCCAGGAAATGATGGCGATGTACAAAGCGGAGAAAGTGAACCCGCTGGGCGGCTGCTTCCCGCTGCTGATCCAGATGCCAATCTTCCTTGCGCTCTACTACATGCTGATGGGCTCCGTTGAGCTGCGCCATGCGCCGTTCGCGCTGTGGATCCACGATCTCTCGGCGCAAGACCCGTACTACATCCTGCCGATCCTGATGGGCGTAACGATGTTCTTCATTCAGAAGATGTCGCCGACCACCGTGACCGACCCGATGCAGCAGAAGATCATGACCTTTATGCCGGTCATCTTCACGGTGTTCTTCCTGTGGTTCCCGTCAGGTCTGGTGCTGTACTACATCGTCAGCAACCTGGTAACCATTCTGCAGCAGCAGCTGATTTACCGTGGTCTGGAGAAACGTGGTCTTCATAGCCGCGAGAAGAAAAGCTCTTAA
- the rnpA gene encoding ribonuclease P protein component, with translation MVKLAFPRELRLLTPTHFTFVFQQPQRAGTPQITILGRLNSLGHPRIGLTVAKKNVKRAHERNRIKRLTRESFRLHQHDLPAMDFVVVAKKGVADLDNRALTEALEKLWRRHCRQAQGS, from the coding sequence GTGGTTAAGCTCGCTTTTCCCAGGGAGTTACGTTTGTTAACTCCCACTCATTTCACATTCGTCTTCCAGCAGCCACAACGGGCTGGCACGCCGCAAATCACCATCCTCGGCCGCCTGAATTCGCTGGGGCATCCCCGTATCGGTCTTACCGTCGCCAAGAAAAATGTCAAACGCGCACATGAACGCAATCGGATTAAACGTCTGACGCGTGAAAGTTTCCGTTTGCACCAACATGACCTGCCGGCCATGGATTTTGTGGTGGTGGCAAAGAAAGGGGTTGCCGACCTCGATAACCGTGCTCTCACGGAAGCGTTGGAAAAATTATGGCGCCGCCATTGTCGCCAGGCTCAAGGGTCCTGA
- the mnmE gene encoding tRNA uridine-5-carboxymethylaminomethyl(34) synthesis GTPase MnmE, with product MSHNDTIVAQATPPGRGGVGILRISGMKARDVAQAVLGKLPKPRYADYLAFQDADGSALDQGIALWFPGPNSFTGEDVLELQGHGGPVILDLLLKRILTLPGLRIAKPGEFSERAFLNDKLDLAQAEAIADLIDASSEQAARSALNSLQGAFSARVNHLVEALTHLRIYVEAAIDFPDEEIDFLSDGKIEAQLNDVISDLDAVRAEARQGSLLREGMKVVIAGRPNAGKSSLLNALAGREAAIVTDIAGTTRDVLREHIHIDGMPLHIIDTAGLREAGDEVERIGIERAWQEIEQADRVLFMVDGTTTDAVDPAHIWPDFIARLPAKLPITVVRNKSDVTGEQPGISEVNNHSLVRLSARTNEGVDVLRQHLKQSMGFDTSMEGGFLARRRHLQALEMAAEHLQQGKAQLLGAWAGELLAEELRLAQQNLSEITGEFTSDDLLGRIFSSFCIGK from the coding sequence ATGAGCCATAACGACACTATCGTCGCTCAGGCAACCCCACCGGGACGCGGTGGTGTGGGTATCCTGCGTATCTCCGGCATGAAAGCGCGCGACGTCGCGCAGGCGGTGCTGGGCAAGCTGCCGAAACCGCGTTATGCCGATTACCTTGCGTTTCAGGACGCCGACGGCAGCGCCCTCGATCAGGGCATTGCGCTGTGGTTCCCCGGCCCCAACTCCTTTACCGGTGAAGATGTGCTGGAGCTGCAGGGCCACGGCGGCCCGGTGATCCTCGATCTGCTGTTAAAGCGCATTCTGACGCTGCCCGGGCTGCGTATCGCTAAACCGGGCGAATTCTCTGAACGCGCGTTTCTCAATGACAAGCTCGACCTGGCGCAGGCAGAAGCGATTGCCGACCTGATTGATGCCAGCTCCGAGCAGGCCGCGCGTTCGGCGCTCAACTCCCTGCAGGGCGCGTTTTCCGCACGCGTTAATCATCTGGTGGAAGCACTCACTCACCTGCGCATCTACGTTGAAGCGGCAATCGACTTCCCCGACGAAGAGATCGACTTTCTTTCCGACGGCAAAATCGAAGCGCAGCTTAATGATGTGATAAGCGATCTCGATGCGGTACGCGCCGAAGCGCGCCAGGGAAGCCTGCTGCGTGAAGGGATGAAGGTGGTGATTGCCGGGCGTCCGAACGCCGGGAAGTCGAGCCTGCTTAACGCACTGGCCGGGCGCGAAGCGGCGATTGTTACTGATATCGCCGGTACCACGCGCGATGTGCTGCGTGAACATATCCATATCGACGGGATGCCGCTGCACATTATTGATACCGCCGGGCTACGCGAAGCCGGTGACGAAGTGGAGCGAATCGGGATTGAGCGCGCCTGGCAGGAGATTGAACAGGCAGACCGCGTGCTGTTTATGGTAGATGGTACCACCACCGACGCCGTCGATCCGGCGCATATCTGGCCTGACTTTATCGCCCGTTTACCGGCGAAATTGCCGATCACTGTGGTGCGTAATAAATCAGACGTCACCGGAGAACAGCCGGGGATCAGCGAAGTGAATAATCACTCACTTGTTCGCCTCTCTGCGCGAACCAACGAAGGGGTGGACGTGCTGCGTCAGCATCTCAAGCAGAGCATGGGTTTCGACACCAGCATGGAGGGCGGCTTCCTTGCGCGCCGTCGTCACCTGCAGGCGCTGGAAATGGCCGCTGAACATCTGCAACAGGGCAAAGCGCAGCTGCTTGGCGCCTGGGCGGGTGAGCTGCTCGCAGAGGAGTTACGTCTGGCGCAGCAGAACCTGAGCGAGATCACCGGCGAATTTACTTCTGATGACCTTCTGGGCAGGATTTTCTCAAGCTTCTGTATTGGTAAATAA
- a CDS encoding NCS2 family permease produces the protein MSQQQTSQASRPGLLDRVFKLRDHGTTARTEVIAGFTTFLTMVYIVFVNPQILGVAGMDTSAVFVTTCLIAAFGSILMGLVANLPVALAPAMGLNAFFAFVVVGAMGLSWQVGMGAIFWGAVGLLLLTIFRVRYWMIANIPMSLRVGITSGIGLFIGMMGLKNAGVIVANKETLVSIGNLTSHSVLLGVLGFFIIAILASRNIHAAVLVSIVVTTLLGWLLGDVQYYGIVSTPPSVMSVVGNVDLAGSFNLGLAGVIFSFMLVNLFDSSGTLIGVTDKAGLVDEKGKFPRMKQALYVDSISSVTGSFFGTSSVTAYIESSSGVSVGGRTGLTAVVVGLLFLLVIFLSPLAGMVPGYAAAGALIYVGVLMTSSLARVKWEDLTEAVPAFITAVMMPFSFSITEGIALGFISYCVMKIGTGRLRELSPCVVVVALLFLLKIVFIDAH, from the coding sequence GGCCTCTCGCCCGGGGTTGCTTGACCGCGTGTTCAAACTGCGTGACCACGGCACAACGGCGCGCACCGAAGTGATCGCCGGCTTCACGACGTTTTTAACGATGGTCTACATCGTTTTCGTTAACCCGCAAATTTTAGGCGTCGCCGGGATGGATACCAGCGCAGTTTTTGTCACTACCTGTCTGATCGCCGCCTTCGGCAGCATCCTGATGGGGCTGGTGGCTAACCTGCCGGTCGCGTTGGCTCCGGCAATGGGATTGAACGCCTTCTTCGCCTTCGTGGTAGTGGGCGCGATGGGGCTCTCCTGGCAGGTCGGTATGGGTGCGATCTTCTGGGGTGCGGTCGGTCTGCTGTTGCTGACCATCTTCCGCGTACGCTACTGGATGATCGCCAATATCCCGATGAGCCTGCGTGTTGGCATCACCAGCGGGATCGGCCTGTTTATCGGCATGATGGGTCTGAAAAATGCGGGCGTGATTGTCGCCAACAAAGAGACGCTAGTGAGCATTGGTAATCTGACGTCACACAGCGTGCTGCTGGGCGTGCTTGGCTTCTTTATCATCGCTATTCTGGCGTCACGTAATATTCACGCCGCGGTGCTGGTCTCTATCGTCGTGACCACGCTTCTGGGCTGGCTGCTGGGCGATGTGCAGTATTACGGGATTGTCTCTACGCCGCCAAGCGTAATGTCGGTGGTAGGCAATGTCGATCTCGCCGGCTCCTTCAACCTGGGTCTGGCGGGCGTGATCTTCTCGTTTATGCTGGTGAACCTGTTCGACTCCTCCGGGACGCTGATTGGCGTAACCGACAAAGCTGGGCTGGTGGATGAGAAGGGCAAATTCCCGCGCATGAAGCAGGCGCTCTACGTTGACAGCATCTCCTCTGTCACTGGCTCCTTCTTCGGTACATCCTCGGTTACGGCCTACATTGAATCCTCTTCGGGCGTCTCCGTTGGCGGGCGTACCGGCCTGACGGCGGTAGTCGTGGGTTTGCTGTTCCTGCTGGTGATCTTCCTCTCGCCGCTGGCGGGAATGGTGCCGGGTTATGCGGCTGCGGGCGCGCTGATTTACGTTGGAGTGCTGATGACCTCAAGCCTGGCGCGCGTGAAGTGGGAGGATCTCACCGAAGCGGTACCGGCGTTTATTACCGCCGTGATGATGCCGTTTAGCTTCTCCATCACCGAGGGGATCGCGCTCGGCTTTATCTCCTACTGCGTGATGAAAATCGGTACCGGCCGTCTGCGCGAGCTTAGCCCGTGCGTGGTTGTCGTGGCGCTGCTGTTCCTGCTGAAAATCGTCTTTATCGACGCGCATTAA